TGGCCTGGGGCAGAATGATGGCTTCAATGTTCACCGGTTTGCGCATGAGATCGTTGTCGAGCATGAAGCTCATCTCAGCTTGCAGGTTGGGGATGTCACTCTGGTCCAGTCGCTGCGTGAAATGTGCCCAGTCGTATAGCGTATTGGCATCTGCCAGGCTGACGCCTTGCTGTCTGGCACCAAGTTCAATAGCCTGCTCCTTGTTCTCGGATATCCACCTGGCGGCCATGTCGTGTGCGCGTATCACTGCATCGATCCACTCAGGGTGTTTGTGTGCGACGCCTTCACTGGTTGCCATGACAAGCGTCGGCACAGTTAGTCCTGTTGCTGTCGTGATAGTCTGCGCGCCTTCGCGCTGCGCGTTCATGATTGCGCCGGCAGCAAGCAGTGCGGCGTCAATCTGGCCGCTTTGAAGGGCTGCGAACGCTTGAGGAATCCCCATCTGGATGAATTCAACATCGTTGATGGTCATGCCTTCTTTAACCAGTGCGGCAACCAGAGTCTGGTGCAGCACGGTTCCTTTCGGTCCGGCCACCTTTTTGCCCTTGAGTTCGGCGACGGTGCTGGGTCCGCCTTTCGCACCCACGATCGCGAAAGTATCGGTCGGTCGCGAGACGCCAGCCAGTATCTGGACAGGATTGCCTGCGGCATTGGCCATTAGTACGGATGCTGTGTTCATGACGCCGGCAATGTCCAGGTCTCCACTGGCGAGAGCCTGCGCCTGTTGTGAGCCGGACGTGATTTCGTGCCACTTCACATCGACGTTCTGCTTCGCCATTTCGCTCTCAAGTAATCCGTGCTCCTTCATCACAATCATCTGTAGGTTAAAAGGCGAGCGTACATAGCTGATGTCGAGCGTTTCAGCACTTGCAGTTGCACCCAGTGCGCTGGCGCTGAGCAGAATCGAAGTAATTACTTTTTTCATGATGCTTCCTGATTCAATGATGGGAAAGGTTTTCGTTATGTCCAAGACTCTGGTTCAGATACTGATGAATGTCGGCGCTCATGCTGCATGGATACTGCCCGTCTCGCTTCACGAAGGAGGCGACGATCTTGCCCGCATGCATGACCAGCAGGCGGTTGCTTATCAACTCCGCCTCATTCAGGTCATGTGTGACAAACAGGCATTGCAGTGACTCCTGTGCGACAAGTGAAATCAGCATCTGCTGGAGTTCTGAGCGCGTGATGGCGTCGAGTGCAGCGAATGGCTCATCCATCAGCAGGATGTCCGGCTTCTGCAGCAGTGCTCTGGCAATCGAAACACGTTGAGCCATCCCGCCGGATAGTTCTCGCGGAAACTTCTGTTCGATACCTGCCAGATGGACCTGACCCAGTGCGTGCTGGATGCACTGCGGGTCACTGTTGTGCGCGCGAGACAGAGCCAGAGCAAGGTTCTCACGGACGTCCAGCCACGGAAGCAGACGCGGTTCCTGAAACACCACGGCCATATTCTTGTGATTGGCGTCGATAACACCCGAATCGCAGGTGAGAAGGCCTGCAACGATTCGCAGCAAGGTGGATTTTCCGCATCCAGACGCGCCGACAAGCGCCGTGACCGGATGGGATCCGAGTTCGACGGTCAGGTCATTGATGACCACCTGGTCACCGAAACGTCTGGTGATGTTCTTGAGGATGGTCATGAGCGGCAAATTTCCGGAAATCGCCTGCTCAGCTTGCGGCAGAGCAGCTGATCAAACAGGGTGTCTAGCAGCCAGCCAATCATGCCAATGGTCAGGATGCCAACCATCACGTCGTCTGTGCGCATCATTTCCTGAGAGTCAATGATCAGATAGCCCAGACCGGCCGACGCGGCGATAAGCTCTGCCCCGATCAGGGCGCGCCAACTGTATCCGAATCCGACCCGGACTCCTGTGATGATCGAGGGAACGGCACCAGGCAGTACGATCCATCGAAAGTAGCGAAGACGGCCGAGCTGAAGACTTCTGGCTAGTTCCTGGTGTGACGGGTCGACCCGTCGCAACCCGTCCCGGGTGTTCAGGAACACAGGGAAGATCGATGCCAGAATGATGATCGCCAGCTGGGTTGTGCTGCCTATCCCGAACCACAGGATCAACAGTGGCGTCATGGCCAGTGGCGGGATCATGCGAAGCAGGGCCAAAGGTGCAGACAGAAGTTGCTCAACCGTGCGGGAGCCGTTCACGAGCAGTGCCAGTGCGAAAGCCAGCACGCAGCTGATTCCAAATCCCTGAAACACACGACTGAGCGACACCAGAATGCTGTGGCTCAGTATGCCGCTTGCATAAAGACTCTTCGCCGCAGTCCATACCGTTTCCGGAGCGGGCAGCAGATAGGATGAAACCAGACCCGAACTGGCAATCAACTGCCAGTACATTAATATCGCCAGTGGCATCACCAGCGACTTCGCGCGTTGCATCATAGCTTCCGGATGACTTGCTCGGCTGTATGTTGCAACAGGGTGTTGGCGAGTTCGTGCTTGAGGTTCGTCCAGTGCGCGAGCAGCTCCTTGCTTGCGTTGGGATCTTTGCTTGCCTTGCCAGTTGCAATGAAGTCTGCACTTGGCGCGCCTTCAATC
This sequence is a window from Orrella marina. Protein-coding genes within it:
- a CDS encoding ABC transporter substrate-binding protein, encoding MKKVITSILLSASALGATASAETLDISYVRSPFNLQMIVMKEHGLLESEMAKQNVDVKWHEITSGSQQAQALASGDLDIAGVMNTASVLMANAAGNPVQILAGVSRPTDTFAIVGAKGGPSTVAELKGKKVAGPKGTVLHQTLVAALVKEGMTINDVEFIQMGIPQAFAALQSGQIDAALLAAGAIMNAQREGAQTITTATGLTVPTLVMATSEGVAHKHPEWIDAVIRAHDMAARWISENKEQAIELGARQQGVSLADANTLYDWAHFTQRLDQSDIPNLQAEMSFMLDNDLMRKPVNIEAIILPQAMQAN
- a CDS encoding ABC transporter ATP-binding protein, which translates into the protein MTILKNITRRFGDQVVINDLTVELGSHPVTALVGASGCGKSTLLRIVAGLLTCDSGVIDANHKNMAVVFQEPRLLPWLDVRENLALALSRAHNSDPQCIQHALGQVHLAGIEQKFPRELSGGMAQRVSIARALLQKPDILLMDEPFAALDAITRSELQQMLISLVAQESLQCLFVTHDLNEAELISNRLLVMHAGKIVASFVKRDGQYPCSMSADIHQYLNQSLGHNENLSHH
- a CDS encoding ABC transporter permease: MMQRAKSLVMPLAILMYWQLIASSGLVSSYLLPAPETVWTAAKSLYASGILSHSILVSLSRVFQGFGISCVLAFALALLVNGSRTVEQLLSAPLALLRMIPPLAMTPLLILWFGIGSTTQLAIIILASIFPVFLNTRDGLRRVDPSHQELARSLQLGRLRYFRWIVLPGAVPSIITGVRVGFGYSWRALIGAELIAASAGLGYLIIDSQEMMRTDDVMVGILTIGMIGWLLDTLFDQLLCRKLSRRFPEICRS